One window of the Gambusia affinis linkage group LG13, SWU_Gaff_1.0, whole genome shotgun sequence genome contains the following:
- the ikzf1 gene encoding DNA-binding protein Ikaros isoform X2: MLGWNEEVQWRGEGLRAQLHGAAAALRPSAHGAGESWKNFILQTQGIAEYLHRMETEEAQEMAQMPGRESPPVNEASEEAEEPMAVPEDLSAGSTHQQNNRGDKACNIKVEARSDEESGLACDMMNGVEEEECAEDLRVVDPSGAKLNGSQPSPEAKAFSSAGGIRLPNGKLKCDICGIVCIGPNVLMVHKRSHTGERPFQCSQCGASFTQKGNLLRHIKLHSGEKPFKCHLCSYACRRRDALTGHLRTHSVGKPHKCAYCGRSYKQRSSLEEHKERCHNYLQCMGLQNSIYTGDKRLSDLSYDGGSGELIQPHVIDQAINSAISYLGAESLRPLVQTSPAPSDVGLGSIYPLHKPVPEGHVGAVLSAKDSAAENLLLLSKSAPSDKDGSPSHSGQDSTDTESNNEDRTGAATGLIYLTNHMGLRNGVLPLVKEEQQRYDAIREVAAEGFKVVTADGEQVRAYRCEPCRVLFLDHVMYTIHMGCHDHRDPFECNICGHRSQDRYEFSSHITRGEHR; this comes from the exons ATGTTGGGCTGGAACGAGGAAGTGCAGTGGAGAGGGGAGGGACTCAGGGCGCAGCTCCATGGGGCCGCCGCGGCGCTGCGACCTTCTGCACATGGAGCCGGGGAGAGTTGGAAGAACTTCATTCTGCAAACTCAAGGAATAGCAG AATACTTGCACCGCATGGAGACCGAAGAGGCCCAGGAAATGGCGCAGATGCCAG GCAGGGAGAGCCCCCCTGTCAACGAAGCGTctgaggaggcagaggagcccATGGCCGTCCCCGAAGACCTGTCAGCCGGTTCCACCCACCAGCAGAACAACCGGGGGGACAAAG CCTGTAACATTAAAGTTGAGGCTCGCAGTGATGAGGAGAGTGGGCTGGCCTGTGACATGATGAATGgcgtggaggaggaggagtgcgCGGAAGACTTGCGCGTGGTCGACCCCTCCGGGGCCAAGCTGAACGGCTCACAGCCGAGTCCCGAAGCCAAGGCCTTCTCCTCGGCGGGCGGTATCCGGCTGCCCAACGGGAAGCTCAAGTGCGATATCTGTGGGATAGTTTGCATTGGCCCCAATGTGTTGATGGTGCACAAGCGAAGCCACACCG GCGAGCGGCCGTTCCAGTGCAGCCAGTGCGGCGCCTCCTTCACCCAGAAGGGCAACCTGCTGCGTCACATCAAGCTCCACTCAGGAGAGAAACCCTTCAAGTGTCACCTCTGTAGCTACGCCTGCCGCAGGAGGGACGCCCTCACCGGACACCTGCGCACCCACTCAG TTGGAAAACCGCACAAGTGCGCCTACTGTGGCAGGAGCTACAAGCAGCGCAGCTCCctggaggagcacaaggagcgCTGTCACaactacctgcagtgcatgggCCTGCAGAACAGCATCTACACAG GAGACAAACGTCTGTCGGATCTGTCGTACGACGGCGGATCGGGAGAGCTCATCCAGCCGCACGTCATCGACCAGGCCATCAACAGCGCCATAAGCTACCTGGGAGCGGAGTCTCTGCGGCCCCTGGTCCAGACCTCCCCGGCGCCCTCCGACGTCGGTCTCGGCTCCATCTACCCGCTCCACAAGCCGGTCCCCGAGGGCCACGTGGGCGCCGTCCTGTCGGCCAAAGACAGCGCGGCCGAGAACCTGCTGCTGCTATCCAAGTCGGCGCCCAGCGACAAGGACGGCTCGCCCAGCCACAGCGGCCAGGACTCCACCGACACCGAGAGCAACAACGAAGACCGGACGGGCGCGGCCACCGGCCTCATCTACCTGACCAACCACATGGGCTTGAGGAACGGCGTGCTGCCGCTGGTcaaggaggagcagcagaggtaCGACGCCATCAGGGAGGTGGCCGCCGAAGGATTCAAGGTGGTGACGGCGGACGGCGAGCAGGTGAGagcgtaccgctgcgagccgtGCCGCGTACTCTTCCTGGACCACGTCATGTACACCATTCACATGGGCTGCCACGACCACAGAGACCCCTTCGAGTGCAACATCTGCGGCCACCGGAGTCAAGACCGCTACGAGTTCTCGTCTCACATAACCCGGGGAGAGCATCGCTGA
- the ikzf1 gene encoding DNA-binding protein Ikaros isoform X3 translates to MLGWNEEVQWRGEGLRAQLHGAAAALRPSAHGAGESWKNFILQTQGIAEYLHRMETEEAQEMAQMPGRESPPVNEASEEAEEPMAVPEDLSAGSTHQQNNRGDKACNIKVEARSDEESGLACDMMNGVEEEECAEDLRVVDPSGAKLNGSQPSPEAKAFSSAGGIRLPNGKLKCDICGIVCIGPNVLMVHKRSHTGERPFQCSQCGASFTQKGNLLRHIKLHSGEKPFKCHLCSYACRRRDALTGHLRTHSVGKPHKCAYCGRSYKQRSSLEEHKERCHNYLQCMGLQNSIYTVVKEESNQNEQREDLSQTGSDRALVLDRLANNVAKRKSTMPQKFVGDKRLSDLSYDGGSGELIQPHVIDQAINSAISYLGAESLRPLVQTSPAPSDVGLGSIYPLHKPVPEGHVGAVLSAKDSAAENLLLLSKSAPSDKDGSPSHSGQDSTDTESNNEDRTGAATGLIYLTNHMGLRNGVLPLVKEEQQRYDAIREVAAEGFKVVTADGEQVRAYRCEPCRVLFLDHVMYTIHMGCHDHRDPFECNICGHRSQDRYEFSSHITRGEHR, encoded by the exons ATGTTGGGCTGGAACGAGGAAGTGCAGTGGAGAGGGGAGGGACTCAGGGCGCAGCTCCATGGGGCCGCCGCGGCGCTGCGACCTTCTGCACATGGAGCCGGGGAGAGTTGGAAGAACTTCATTCTGCAAACTCAAGGAATAGCAG AATACTTGCACCGCATGGAGACCGAAGAGGCCCAGGAAATGGCGCAGATGCCAG GCAGGGAGAGCCCCCCTGTCAACGAAGCGTctgaggaggcagaggagcccATGGCCGTCCCCGAAGACCTGTCAGCCGGTTCCACCCACCAGCAGAACAACCGGGGGGACAAAG CCTGTAACATTAAAGTTGAGGCTCGCAGTGATGAGGAGAGTGGGCTGGCCTGTGACATGATGAATGgcgtggaggaggaggagtgcgCGGAAGACTTGCGCGTGGTCGACCCCTCCGGGGCCAAGCTGAACGGCTCACAGCCGAGTCCCGAAGCCAAGGCCTTCTCCTCGGCGGGCGGTATCCGGCTGCCCAACGGGAAGCTCAAGTGCGATATCTGTGGGATAGTTTGCATTGGCCCCAATGTGTTGATGGTGCACAAGCGAAGCCACACCG GCGAGCGGCCGTTCCAGTGCAGCCAGTGCGGCGCCTCCTTCACCCAGAAGGGCAACCTGCTGCGTCACATCAAGCTCCACTCAGGAGAGAAACCCTTCAAGTGTCACCTCTGTAGCTACGCCTGCCGCAGGAGGGACGCCCTCACCGGACACCTGCGCACCCACTCAG TTGGAAAACCGCACAAGTGCGCCTACTGTGGCAGGAGCTACAAGCAGCGCAGCTCCctggaggagcacaaggagcgCTGTCACaactacctgcagtgcatgggCCTGCAGAACAGCATCTACACAG TAGTAAAGGAAGAAAGCAACCAGAATGAGCAGAGGGAAGACTTAAGCCAGACGGGATCTGACAGAGCCTTGGTGCTAGACAGACTAGCTAATAATGTAGCTAAGCGTAAGAGCACTATGCCCCAGAAGTTTGTGG GAGACAAACGTCTGTCGGATCTGTCGTACGACGGCGGATCGGGAGAGCTCATCCAGCCGCACGTCATCGACCAGGCCATCAACAGCGCCATAAGCTACCTGGGAGCGGAGTCTCTGCGGCCCCTGGTCCAGACCTCCCCGGCGCCCTCCGACGTCGGTCTCGGCTCCATCTACCCGCTCCACAAGCCGGTCCCCGAGGGCCACGTGGGCGCCGTCCTGTCGGCCAAAGACAGCGCGGCCGAGAACCTGCTGCTGCTATCCAAGTCGGCGCCCAGCGACAAGGACGGCTCGCCCAGCCACAGCGGCCAGGACTCCACCGACACCGAGAGCAACAACGAAGACCGGACGGGCGCGGCCACCGGCCTCATCTACCTGACCAACCACATGGGCTTGAGGAACGGCGTGCTGCCGCTGGTcaaggaggagcagcagaggtaCGACGCCATCAGGGAGGTGGCCGCCGAAGGATTCAAGGTGGTGACGGCGGACGGCGAGCAGGTGAGagcgtaccgctgcgagccgtGCCGCGTACTCTTCCTGGACCACGTCATGTACACCATTCACATGGGCTGCCACGACCACAGAGACCCCTTCGAGTGCAACATCTGCGGCCACCGGAGTCAAGACCGCTACGAGTTCTCGTCTCACATAACCCGGGGAGAGCATCGCTGA
- the ikzf1 gene encoding DNA-binding protein Ikaros isoform X1 — translation MLGWNEEVQWRGEGLRAQLHGAAAALRPSAHGAGESWKNFILQTQGIAEYLHRMETEEAQEMAQMPGRESPPVNEASEEAEEPMAVPEDLSAGSTHQQNNRGDKACNIKVEARSDEESGLACDMMNGVEEEECAEDLRVVDPSGAKLNGSQPSPEAKAFSSAGGIRLPNGKLKCDICGIVCIGPNVLMVHKRSHTGERPFQCSQCGASFTQKGNLLRHIKLHSGEKPFKCHLCSYACRRRDALTGHLRTHSVGKPHKCAYCGRSYKQRSSLEEHKERCHNYLQCMGLQNSIYTVKEESNQNEQREDLSQTGSDRALVLDRLANNVAKRKSTMPQKFVGDKRLSDLSYDGGSGELIQPHVIDQAINSAISYLGAESLRPLVQTSPAPSDVGLGSIYPLHKPVPEGHVGAVLSAKDSAAENLLLLSKSAPSDKDGSPSHSGQDSTDTESNNEDRTGAATGLIYLTNHMGLRNGVLPLVKEEQQRYDAIREVAAEGFKVVTADGEQVRAYRCEPCRVLFLDHVMYTIHMGCHDHRDPFECNICGHRSQDRYEFSSHITRGEHR, via the exons ATGTTGGGCTGGAACGAGGAAGTGCAGTGGAGAGGGGAGGGACTCAGGGCGCAGCTCCATGGGGCCGCCGCGGCGCTGCGACCTTCTGCACATGGAGCCGGGGAGAGTTGGAAGAACTTCATTCTGCAAACTCAAGGAATAGCAG AATACTTGCACCGCATGGAGACCGAAGAGGCCCAGGAAATGGCGCAGATGCCAG GCAGGGAGAGCCCCCCTGTCAACGAAGCGTctgaggaggcagaggagcccATGGCCGTCCCCGAAGACCTGTCAGCCGGTTCCACCCACCAGCAGAACAACCGGGGGGACAAAG CCTGTAACATTAAAGTTGAGGCTCGCAGTGATGAGGAGAGTGGGCTGGCCTGTGACATGATGAATGgcgtggaggaggaggagtgcgCGGAAGACTTGCGCGTGGTCGACCCCTCCGGGGCCAAGCTGAACGGCTCACAGCCGAGTCCCGAAGCCAAGGCCTTCTCCTCGGCGGGCGGTATCCGGCTGCCCAACGGGAAGCTCAAGTGCGATATCTGTGGGATAGTTTGCATTGGCCCCAATGTGTTGATGGTGCACAAGCGAAGCCACACCG GCGAGCGGCCGTTCCAGTGCAGCCAGTGCGGCGCCTCCTTCACCCAGAAGGGCAACCTGCTGCGTCACATCAAGCTCCACTCAGGAGAGAAACCCTTCAAGTGTCACCTCTGTAGCTACGCCTGCCGCAGGAGGGACGCCCTCACCGGACACCTGCGCACCCACTCAG TTGGAAAACCGCACAAGTGCGCCTACTGTGGCAGGAGCTACAAGCAGCGCAGCTCCctggaggagcacaaggagcgCTGTCACaactacctgcagtgcatgggCCTGCAGAACAGCATCTACACAG TAAAGGAAGAAAGCAACCAGAATGAGCAGAGGGAAGACTTAAGCCAGACGGGATCTGACAGAGCCTTGGTGCTAGACAGACTAGCTAATAATGTAGCTAAGCGTAAGAGCACTATGCCCCAGAAGTTTGTGG GAGACAAACGTCTGTCGGATCTGTCGTACGACGGCGGATCGGGAGAGCTCATCCAGCCGCACGTCATCGACCAGGCCATCAACAGCGCCATAAGCTACCTGGGAGCGGAGTCTCTGCGGCCCCTGGTCCAGACCTCCCCGGCGCCCTCCGACGTCGGTCTCGGCTCCATCTACCCGCTCCACAAGCCGGTCCCCGAGGGCCACGTGGGCGCCGTCCTGTCGGCCAAAGACAGCGCGGCCGAGAACCTGCTGCTGCTATCCAAGTCGGCGCCCAGCGACAAGGACGGCTCGCCCAGCCACAGCGGCCAGGACTCCACCGACACCGAGAGCAACAACGAAGACCGGACGGGCGCGGCCACCGGCCTCATCTACCTGACCAACCACATGGGCTTGAGGAACGGCGTGCTGCCGCTGGTcaaggaggagcagcagaggtaCGACGCCATCAGGGAGGTGGCCGCCGAAGGATTCAAGGTGGTGACGGCGGACGGCGAGCAGGTGAGagcgtaccgctgcgagccgtGCCGCGTACTCTTCCTGGACCACGTCATGTACACCATTCACATGGGCTGCCACGACCACAGAGACCCCTTCGAGTGCAACATCTGCGGCCACCGGAGTCAAGACCGCTACGAGTTCTCGTCTCACATAACCCGGGGAGAGCATCGCTGA
- the ikzf1 gene encoding DNA-binding protein Ikaros isoform X4 yields the protein MLGWNEEVQWRGEGLRAQLHGAAAALRPSAHGAGESWKNFILQTQGIAEYLHRMETEEAQEMAQMPGRESPPVNEASEEAEEPMAVPEDLSAGSTHQQNNRGDKGERPFQCSQCGASFTQKGNLLRHIKLHSGEKPFKCHLCSYACRRRDALTGHLRTHSVGKPHKCAYCGRSYKQRSSLEEHKERCHNYLQCMGLQNSIYTVVKEESNQNEQREDLSQTGSDRALVLDRLANNVAKRKSTMPQKFVGDKRLSDLSYDGGSGELIQPHVIDQAINSAISYLGAESLRPLVQTSPAPSDVGLGSIYPLHKPVPEGHVGAVLSAKDSAAENLLLLSKSAPSDKDGSPSHSGQDSTDTESNNEDRTGAATGLIYLTNHMGLRNGVLPLVKEEQQRYDAIREVAAEGFKVVTADGEQVRAYRCEPCRVLFLDHVMYTIHMGCHDHRDPFECNICGHRSQDRYEFSSHITRGEHR from the exons ATGTTGGGCTGGAACGAGGAAGTGCAGTGGAGAGGGGAGGGACTCAGGGCGCAGCTCCATGGGGCCGCCGCGGCGCTGCGACCTTCTGCACATGGAGCCGGGGAGAGTTGGAAGAACTTCATTCTGCAAACTCAAGGAATAGCAG AATACTTGCACCGCATGGAGACCGAAGAGGCCCAGGAAATGGCGCAGATGCCAG GCAGGGAGAGCCCCCCTGTCAACGAAGCGTctgaggaggcagaggagcccATGGCCGTCCCCGAAGACCTGTCAGCCGGTTCCACCCACCAGCAGAACAACCGGGGGGACAAAG GCGAGCGGCCGTTCCAGTGCAGCCAGTGCGGCGCCTCCTTCACCCAGAAGGGCAACCTGCTGCGTCACATCAAGCTCCACTCAGGAGAGAAACCCTTCAAGTGTCACCTCTGTAGCTACGCCTGCCGCAGGAGGGACGCCCTCACCGGACACCTGCGCACCCACTCAG TTGGAAAACCGCACAAGTGCGCCTACTGTGGCAGGAGCTACAAGCAGCGCAGCTCCctggaggagcacaaggagcgCTGTCACaactacctgcagtgcatgggCCTGCAGAACAGCATCTACACAG TAGTAAAGGAAGAAAGCAACCAGAATGAGCAGAGGGAAGACTTAAGCCAGACGGGATCTGACAGAGCCTTGGTGCTAGACAGACTAGCTAATAATGTAGCTAAGCGTAAGAGCACTATGCCCCAGAAGTTTGTGG GAGACAAACGTCTGTCGGATCTGTCGTACGACGGCGGATCGGGAGAGCTCATCCAGCCGCACGTCATCGACCAGGCCATCAACAGCGCCATAAGCTACCTGGGAGCGGAGTCTCTGCGGCCCCTGGTCCAGACCTCCCCGGCGCCCTCCGACGTCGGTCTCGGCTCCATCTACCCGCTCCACAAGCCGGTCCCCGAGGGCCACGTGGGCGCCGTCCTGTCGGCCAAAGACAGCGCGGCCGAGAACCTGCTGCTGCTATCCAAGTCGGCGCCCAGCGACAAGGACGGCTCGCCCAGCCACAGCGGCCAGGACTCCACCGACACCGAGAGCAACAACGAAGACCGGACGGGCGCGGCCACCGGCCTCATCTACCTGACCAACCACATGGGCTTGAGGAACGGCGTGCTGCCGCTGGTcaaggaggagcagcagaggtaCGACGCCATCAGGGAGGTGGCCGCCGAAGGATTCAAGGTGGTGACGGCGGACGGCGAGCAGGTGAGagcgtaccgctgcgagccgtGCCGCGTACTCTTCCTGGACCACGTCATGTACACCATTCACATGGGCTGCCACGACCACAGAGACCCCTTCGAGTGCAACATCTGCGGCCACCGGAGTCAAGACCGCTACGAGTTCTCGTCTCACATAACCCGGGGAGAGCATCGCTGA
- the ikzf1 gene encoding DNA-binding protein Ikaros isoform X5, protein MLGWNEEVQWRGEGLRAQLHGAAAALRPSAHGAGESWKNFILQTQGIAEYLHRMETEEAQEMAQMPGRESPPVNEASEEAEEPMAVPEDLSAGSTHQQNNRGDKGERPFQCSQCGASFTQKGNLLRHIKLHSGEKPFKCHLCSYACRRRDALTGHLRTHSVGKPHKCAYCGRSYKQRSSLEEHKERCHNYLQCMGLQNSIYTVKEESNQNEQREDLSQTGSDRALVLDRLANNVAKRKSTMPQKFVGDKRLSDLSYDGGSGELIQPHVIDQAINSAISYLGAESLRPLVQTSPAPSDVGLGSIYPLHKPVPEGHVGAVLSAKDSAAENLLLLSKSAPSDKDGSPSHSGQDSTDTESNNEDRTGAATGLIYLTNHMGLRNGVLPLVKEEQQRYDAIREVAAEGFKVVTADGEQVRAYRCEPCRVLFLDHVMYTIHMGCHDHRDPFECNICGHRSQDRYEFSSHITRGEHR, encoded by the exons ATGTTGGGCTGGAACGAGGAAGTGCAGTGGAGAGGGGAGGGACTCAGGGCGCAGCTCCATGGGGCCGCCGCGGCGCTGCGACCTTCTGCACATGGAGCCGGGGAGAGTTGGAAGAACTTCATTCTGCAAACTCAAGGAATAGCAG AATACTTGCACCGCATGGAGACCGAAGAGGCCCAGGAAATGGCGCAGATGCCAG GCAGGGAGAGCCCCCCTGTCAACGAAGCGTctgaggaggcagaggagcccATGGCCGTCCCCGAAGACCTGTCAGCCGGTTCCACCCACCAGCAGAACAACCGGGGGGACAAAG GCGAGCGGCCGTTCCAGTGCAGCCAGTGCGGCGCCTCCTTCACCCAGAAGGGCAACCTGCTGCGTCACATCAAGCTCCACTCAGGAGAGAAACCCTTCAAGTGTCACCTCTGTAGCTACGCCTGCCGCAGGAGGGACGCCCTCACCGGACACCTGCGCACCCACTCAG TTGGAAAACCGCACAAGTGCGCCTACTGTGGCAGGAGCTACAAGCAGCGCAGCTCCctggaggagcacaaggagcgCTGTCACaactacctgcagtgcatgggCCTGCAGAACAGCATCTACACAG TAAAGGAAGAAAGCAACCAGAATGAGCAGAGGGAAGACTTAAGCCAGACGGGATCTGACAGAGCCTTGGTGCTAGACAGACTAGCTAATAATGTAGCTAAGCGTAAGAGCACTATGCCCCAGAAGTTTGTGG GAGACAAACGTCTGTCGGATCTGTCGTACGACGGCGGATCGGGAGAGCTCATCCAGCCGCACGTCATCGACCAGGCCATCAACAGCGCCATAAGCTACCTGGGAGCGGAGTCTCTGCGGCCCCTGGTCCAGACCTCCCCGGCGCCCTCCGACGTCGGTCTCGGCTCCATCTACCCGCTCCACAAGCCGGTCCCCGAGGGCCACGTGGGCGCCGTCCTGTCGGCCAAAGACAGCGCGGCCGAGAACCTGCTGCTGCTATCCAAGTCGGCGCCCAGCGACAAGGACGGCTCGCCCAGCCACAGCGGCCAGGACTCCACCGACACCGAGAGCAACAACGAAGACCGGACGGGCGCGGCCACCGGCCTCATCTACCTGACCAACCACATGGGCTTGAGGAACGGCGTGCTGCCGCTGGTcaaggaggagcagcagaggtaCGACGCCATCAGGGAGGTGGCCGCCGAAGGATTCAAGGTGGTGACGGCGGACGGCGAGCAGGTGAGagcgtaccgctgcgagccgtGCCGCGTACTCTTCCTGGACCACGTCATGTACACCATTCACATGGGCTGCCACGACCACAGAGACCCCTTCGAGTGCAACATCTGCGGCCACCGGAGTCAAGACCGCTACGAGTTCTCGTCTCACATAACCCGGGGAGAGCATCGCTGA